A region from the candidate division WOR-3 bacterium genome encodes:
- a CDS encoding ATP-binding cassette domain-containing protein, translating to MEPIVQCIKVTKIYEGRFKALDDVNLEIKKGEFVFIVGPTGAGKTTLLRHIYMSEFPDDGEVRVLEYSSRYVTRKEINFLRRKIGIIFQDFKLLNDRNALLNVSLALEAIGENPKKAREKALNILYNLGMLSKAEKSIYELSGGEKQKVAIARALVREPVILIADEPTGNIDPKAQEEIMSLLQEIHSKGTTILMATHNYSLIERIKIKRIIYMEYGKIKREQK from the coding sequence ATGGAACCGATTGTCCAGTGTATAAAGGTTACAAAAATATATGAAGGGAGATTCAAAGCCCTTGATGATGTTAATTTAGAAATTAAAAAGGGAGAATTTGTTTTTATTGTAGGTCCAACAGGAGCAGGGAAAACTACTTTATTAAGGCATATTTATATGTCTGAATTTCCTGATGATGGAGAAGTAAGGGTTCTTGAGTATTCCTCAAGGTATGTAACGAGAAAGGAGATAAACTTTTTGAGGAGAAAAATTGGGATAATTTTTCAAGACTTTAAACTTTTAAATGATAGGAATGCTCTTTTAAATGTTTCACTTGCCCTTGAAGCAATTGGAGAGAATCCTAAGAAAGCAAGAGAAAAGGCTCTTAATATTCTATATAATCTTGGTATGCTTTCAAAGGCAGAGAAAAGCATTTACGAACTTTCAGGTGGTGAGAAACAAAAAGTTGCTATAGCAAGGGCTCTTGTTAGGGAGCCTGTAATTCTCATTGCAGATGAGCCAACAGGTAATATTGACCCGAAAGCTCAGGAGGAGATAATGAGTTTACTTCAAGAAATTCATTCAAAAGGGACCACAATTTTAATGGCAACTCATAATTATTCTCTGATTGAAAGGATAAAGATTAAAAGAATTATATATATGGAATACGGAAAAATAAAAAGGGAACAAAAATGA